The genomic segment TGTGATATAAatatgatatatgtatatatataaaggtaTTAAAACTTACCTGAGTGATTCATATCATCACCAAAATTATCGTACGATTCTGGCTCCGGCTCAGCCTCAATTTTACTCCAGAACTCAAAAGCCTTggatattttttctttaaattgaaTTACTTTCTCTATATCATCAACGCACGTTTGGCAAATGACGTGTGATTCATCTATCACCTGCAACAAgagcaatttttatatttattttctttgtttggtACACAATAGCGCTTTACTGTAgaaattcttgctgacaaatatATCTTATACGGTTAACATAATTCTGCGCAAAGGCacaaagatcaatagaaagataAGTGTTGcaaatatttaacaaaacaatGAAATCTGTGCAATGTAACAAGATTACTGCTGACTAAGGAGTGACGATTGCAACATACTGAATAACTTTAATATAGATTCAGGGGTTCCTTTATTTTCCTTGGACTCAGATGTATGCTATCATAGCAATAATGTATATGCTATACATGTTGGGTACAATCTGAACATTCTGACATAAACTCTAGCACTACAAACACTAAACTAGTCTTTGCAGATGGCTGAAACATTCCGAATATAAGCCTAATACAGTTATATCTCAATGATAAAATTTGATTCtagtcaaaattaaattaattttttaaaacaaaaaaaatatatcttaccACTGGTTGATTCATAATTTCTTGGATTTTGGTCACATAGGTCTTTTCTCCTTCTTCTAGGTTTAAATTGTGGACTTGTACAAACTCCCTGGTCTCTGTCTGATCGGTGTGTAGACAAATCAAACAAGTCTTGACGGGAACTTCTGGAACATCCTGTAAAAAACATCaatatgacaaaaaaatattTCCCTCTTATGAAATAACCATCTAACAATGcaaccgaattaaaaaataaaacctttAATCTAACCtaataagttttaaattatttattgtgaAATAACGTGTGTTGTTCTCTTTTCCTTTAAAGGACTCCATGGCTGAAAGgaagaaaaattaattatcagtaactGTAAAAAATGTTTACAAAGTCAAAGAACAAATTTAACCCAGCATTTGTTGCTATATGAGCATTCTGCTCACATTTTTAAGAAAATTGTTACAAAACGACATCGCCCTCTAGTCTTGACTTCTGTCTCGCTCTACATGAGTTTTTGAATCTGCTTAATCTAGACTTTCTATTAAAATTCTTATTCTAATCAAAACAGCCATTTAAAAACGTTATTACCATAGTAATGTTCGTCGTGTGAGCATTTCCTTAATCAAGTGACAAACGTTGGTTATATGTGCTATatgatattttaatattattttgttttccatTATCAAAAAGAAATGATGTATCCCGTGGAGTCATATTCATTTTCACAAGTAAAGAGGTATTTTTGGGTATAAtctttattaatatttcaataagaaaaaaatttgTCTACGCTTGACGTTTTTTACGCTAATTTAAACTGTAAACAAAATGCTCACGCCCGAAAAATGGCGACAATTTCCAGGCTGACAACAGGCTGTTTTAGTATACATTGGATTTTTATTGCCAATCATAAATTTAAATAGGAAAACTGTTGCAGAAAAAAACAACCATCCATCTCTTATCAAggctaaataatatttttttctttgaacATTTAGTTTATAACTATCTAATTTTATTCAAACAAGAGATTTGACTATTATTTTTGACTCTTCTCGATTTTCCCCTTTTGCAATATTACACGAGGTAGTTTAAAAgataattacgtttttttttttattaatttcatggTAATATTAACACCCTAGAATTAGAAGTAGAATTGTAGAGATTTTAcatcaaaaatcaaaaaatctatTTATGATCAAACCATTCTCCAGCATTATTAACATAACAAATAGTTCCTGTTGCTTTGTTACTCTTACTAACACCAATTTTTCTGAGAAGTAACTGATTGATATGATTTTTGTGCTAGGAAAGTATAACAAAAATATGCTACTAACAACAAGAATTTATCATCAGCAATTGCCTGATGACATTCAAGAAGACCTTTACATAGATTATGAGAAATCTGATTGAACAAAAACTATTGTAAATGAATCAGCAATTGCCTGATGACAACCAAGAAGAGCTTTACATAGATTACGAGAAATCTAATTGAACAAAAACTATTGTAAATGAAAAAATGAATTAAATGTAATCCTTAGTACATATTAGTACAAGAGAAATTGCAAATGCTTTTGAAATGAGTGGTCGTAGTGAGGAAGAATTTAAAAAAGAACAAGATGCATTCATACCATGCACAATTGCATCAAGAGCTTAATGGGGAGGCCTATAATAAAAGAGTAGAATTTTGTCGGTGGGCATAGGAACAAATTCAGAATAATGAATATTTCTTTGAATATGTTTTATGTAGAGATGAAGCTACTttccataaaaatgttatgtAAAAAGACACAATTTACACTATTACTCAACTTCTAATCCACACCACATTTTCACTCGCAGTCAAACAAGACTGTCATACTTGAGATGGCACCTTGTAGTTCTCATCTTAAATTGATAAAATTTTGAGGTAACAATGTACAAATTACACACATTGTGAATAGTAGCAAAAATACTGAATTTAAAATCATACACCTAATAAAAGATAGCAAAAGATTTTAATTCGATAGTTCTCGACCATATCTCCAAAAAGAATAATATGGAAAATTGGATGGAGACAATACAAAAGTAGCTTCAAAAACTTCTTAGACCTCAATAAACGATTATATTTGTTTGATCCATGCATTTTTACAGAAAAGAATTTATTGATTATCAAAATCATGACAAGAatagaaacattaaaaaaataactcACCTTTTTTATATCATCATTCTCCGACTTGATCTCAACATGAGGATGTTTCCTATCCAAATGCTTTTTCAGATTAGATGTCGTCGATCTAAAACCTAACTCTTTTTTGCATAGGTTACAAGTCGCCACATATTCGCCAGGTTTTTTTCTTGTAAAATAGTTCCAGATTTGGGAACGCTTCCGTTTGGAATTTGACACTGCTTCATCAGAAGAATCTTTGTCCTCGTCGTCTATAAAGCTTTTATTTTCAGACTTTATATCAGCATATTCAACACCTGTGCTTTCCTATAATATAAAGGATATTTTTGTCAATTGCTTGGATAGTCAAATAAGATATAAACAAACGAAGACTTTTCTGTAACAAGTGTAAATAAATCAATAAGTTATGTGTATGAGAGAAAGAGAGACTATTCTTGTCACAGGTAAGTATTTGTGTCTTGATAATAGTTTAGATAATTAGATAATAGATAATTGTTTAGATTTACCTCTACAACTCGTTCTATCTTATGTTCCAGGGACAACTTGGGATGCTTTCTTTGAAAATGTTTTTTGAGGTTATTGGTAGTGCTTCTGTAGCAAAATTCTTGGTTACATACATTGCAAATAGCTACAAAATTAGAGAGTGGTTTCTcagtgaaaacattccaaatgAGAGATCGTTTCTTTCCGTGTGAACTGTTTTTCGTATCTATTTCTTCCTCAAATGTGGGAGATGGTCTGAAATCCGGATCGTCATCGTCAGTGTTGGTGTCCATATTCCAAAAGTCATCATCGTCGATATTATCCACAGTTTGAGTTTGAATTGGTATGTTGTCACTGTTTTCCGTTTCTTTTATATCTGGAATTTCTTCTTTCTGATCTTCATCATGTTCCGAAAATGATTGGGCTGGTTCTTGTTGTTCATTCTAAAATTTCAATATATTATAAATTCTATAAACTAACTATTATTATACTCTGCTGAATACAGatagctgttttttttttaaatgtccaAGTTAAATAAGTAGGTTTAGCTTAACATAAAACATGTTAATATATAGTTTTCAAATGACTAAATATTAATAAGATTATCTTTACTTAAAACAACAATTAGAGAAGGTCCAAATATCACTGACACATACATCCATGAAAATCCAAATCTCAGTAAGACAAATATTTCGACTGCTTACATGGCACATTCCATACAAGAATTCCTTTTTGTAGCATCTTTTTGTCTGTAGTAACTTTCTAGCAAATTATCTTAGCAATCCAAGCAAATTTCAGTCTATAATATTGGCAATCCTAGAATATGATTCATCTTTAGTGGCTGCTAaactttattataaaacattattaactTGGGCAGTCCATTCTGAGAGGTATGGTATTTGCATATTCAAAATTCAACCATAATATTTCAATTTTCAGGGTTTTATACAAGCAGATCATGATTTATATGAGAGTATTTGTGTTTTTTGAATatgaaatataattttgattgaAATACACAATTTGTTGTAGTATAAAAAGCATAAACTGATAAAACGAAGCTGTAGCTCAGATAAATTATTGCATAAAAGAAGCATACCAATAAAATGTCTAAGGTTGTGCAATTGGTCATcatttaagtatttaatcacgTCCTGTAGTTCTAAAAATGCGCTATATTCTCACAATTCCgtttgttaattcctgtttcttccTGTTTTGGTATTAGTAATCGTGTTAAGTCTTAAGTCTTGAATGTACTTAAAATATGTCTGCAGGGAACTCTTATAAATGCCTTAAGTCGTTTCTGTACTGCCTTTGTTTCAACCATGTTTTGGTCTCGTGGAGAAGCACTGAACTTACTCAGGATCTTCATCTTGAAACTTAAGATCttcttcaaaataatttttgtaccATTCAAgatgttatttctttttttattttgtattttgaggatattatcattaaaatatatcGATGACATATTTCTTTACAAAAATGTACAAGTAATATTATCAAGTAATTATTGAAGGATGTTTTGGTCATTATTTACCAATGGATAACCTATAAAACGCAGTAATTGGAAGGTATTGCTTCAATTTATATTGCTACAACCAATAACTAGCACGCACACGTCGTTTAAGGTAAATTCGTCTAATTTTTCGTCTGCTTTGTTATTTTCTCTTATCTATCTAGTATATTAGATGCTTTTCTTGACGATTCCAACAGTAATCATTGTCCTTGAAGCCTCTAAATTACGCTGCGTAGCatacatattatttatttacaaaaatatgagCACAACActtgtttatgtttttatttcgttattaacTCAAAATAATGTTTGCTCGTAATGAGATTTGGATTTCCTATATTCAGTGCTATTGAAATATATCATGAAACATTGATATACATGTTAACATTAAGGGAggcttaaaattaattatttctccGTATCTTTACTTACCGGTAATAGGCTACGATGTTTCCTATACATGTGCTTCTTCAGATTACCGGTCGTAGTCTTATAAGATAACTGATTCCGACAAATTTTGCAAGAAGCGATAGAATCGGAAGCTTCAATTTTCGAGAACAAGTCCCATAGACTAGATCCACTCTTATTGAAATTTAACAGTTCGTTTTTGTACTTTTGAGCATTTCTAGCACACAATGCAGTGTTTCGTCTGCGGGCTGTGTAACTGATACGGTTTTTATACTTGAGACTTAGATATTTCGGGTGTCGTCGACCGATGTGTCTCTGAAGATTACTAGTAGTCGTTTTGTATGAGATTCTTTTTCGACATAGTCGACAACAAGCAATATAGTCAGAATTTGGTACTTTTCTAAACAGCTTCCACATAGGAGATACCTTTTTACCAGAATTCGAATCTTTTTGTTCACCATCGCTGACAGTGTTTTCATCTGTGTCGTCATCAGAATTTTCTGCTAGTTGTTTGGAATGTTTTCTATATATGTGCTTTTTAAGATTCCCTATGCTAGTTTTGTACGAAAATCTCCTTTGGCAATAATTGCAAGAAGCTAAAAAGTCAGAATCAGGAACTTTAATGAAATATTTCCACATTCGTGATTGTATATTATGTTCATCGTTTTGGGGTTCTTCATCATCAGAACTTTCTTCACTGGTGCTTTCATTGATATTTGAAGTTTCGTCGGGATGTTTTCTGGCTACATGTTTCCAGAGATTTCCGGTACTGGACTTGTAAGCCATCTCCACCCCACAATAATTGCACCTAGCTGTATCAGAATCGGAAATTATACTAAAATATCGCCAAATCGAAGATCTTCTTTTGCTAGTGTCCTTTAACTCTTCTTCAGAAACAGAATCATTATCCAAATTCTCATCACTACTGGATCCTTCTTTTTCCTTATGTATATTAGGATGTTTGCCAGCAATATGTCTCCATAAGTTACTAGTGCCCGACTTAGAAGACATTTGAGCTTTACAAATATTACAACATGGTATATTAGAATTTGGCAGTTTCGTAAAGTATTTCCACACAGTAGACCGTTTTTTCCCTACTTTTTTGTCGTCATCTGTACTGTCACCATCTactatttcaaatttaattttctctCTCTTACATTTTTGTGTTTTCGCTTCGTCGTCGCCAGACTGTTCATCGCTACTGCTACCATCTTTGTCTGTCTGTATTTGAGGATGCTTCCCGGCAATATGTCTCCACAGGTTACTCGTGCCTGATTTACTAGACATTTCTGTTTGACAAATATTACAACGTAATGTATTAGAAGGTAAAAGCTTTGTAAAATAGTTCCATACTGAAGATCGCTTCTTTTTGCCTTTATTATCTACTACACTAATTTCAACTTCTTCGAGTTTTATACTGTTGTCATGTGGCTTTCGCCCTTCTTCCTTATGGGATTCTTCATCATCAGACTCTTCGTCACTGCTAGATTCATCGTTATCAGCTTTTATATGGGGATGTTTTCCTGCGATATGTCTCCAAAGGTTGCTAGTGCCTGATTTACTAGACATTTTTAAGTTGCAAATTTTACAACAGGGGATCTTGGAGTCAGGCAGTTTCCTAAAATAATTCCAAACGGAAGAAGCTCTCTTACGAGACGTGTTCACTTCTTCACAAGTAGTATCTATTGCCTCAGCCTTTATTTCATGGCTGCTTGATTTGCGCCCACGTTTTTGTTGAAGTTTGAACTCAAGAGGTGCTTTATCCTGTACAATGGATCCATCTTTGTTTGTAGATAGTTCAGGGTGTTTCCGAGCCAAATGTTTACGTAGATTACTAGTGGTGCCCGATTTATATGTCATTTTAGTTTGACACAGGTTGCAGCGGGAAATATCAGAAAATGGAACTGTCGTAAAATATTTCCAAACTGATGAACGCTTTTTTGTACTAACTTCTTCATCGGGATTTACTTCTTCTACATTTGTTACGTTACTTCTGTTTTGTTCACTACAATCTTTTTCATCATCACTATGTACCTGCACTTCTTCACTGTCAGAATTTTGATCACTATTGCTATCATCTTTATCGGCTGATATATCAGGATGTTTTCTATTAAGATGCTTCCAAAGATTACTGGTACCTGATTTACttgacatttttaataaacaaatattacaCTGTGGAATATTAGAAGGAGaaagttttgtaaaatatttCCATACAGAAGAACATCTTTTGCCATCTTTATTTGACTGTTGAGGACATTTTTGTGTATTTATTTCATCAGTATCAGATTCATTGCTATCAGAGCTATCTTCATCAGCATTAAAGTTAACTTTATCTTTTTGTGAATTTTTACcttctgtttctttttgtacatcTTCGTCATCAGAATGTTCATCATTACTGGCTTCTTCTTGGTCTGATAATTGTGGATGTTTCCGGGCGATATGCTTCCAAAGATTTCCAGTACTTCCTTGACTTGATCTATAAGATGTAGTATGTTGGCACAAATTACAAGTTATAGTCATTTCAAAAGTATCTTTCGTGAAATAATTCCATACAGAAGATGGTCTCTTAACACCAGTATTGTCATCTGTTTTAGTCTCTGTTGATTGCACATTTGATTGTTCCTTGCTTAACTTTTCGGGATGTTTTTTATTCATATGCTTTTGAAGATTAAATGTTGtagatttaaaagaaattattttactACATAAATTACATTCAGCTAAGTAGTTTAAAGGAGAGACTTTTGTGAAAAACTCCCATAAAGGAGACATACTTTTACTCGAATCAGCATTTACAGTACTGCAGCTATTTTTATCTTTAGCAGATATATATTCAGCTATATCTTGGTTACTTTCAGCTTGATTAATTTTTGATATGGTTTTCGCATCCATTCCTTCTTTTTGCAATTCTCCACCTCTACTTTCAATGTTACTGCTGATTTCATCACAGCTTTCAATAAGTTGAATTGGTTGAGCAGATGGATTGGGTTGGATTTCTGAAACCATTCCCGTACCTTTGGGCTCTTGGCCTAAAGTAACAAAATAATCTTGAGTGCAATTCAAGTTTTCTTCATGAAAGGGATCTGTAGGTTCATTTGTTGTAGTTTGGGATATACTAAAAACATCTGACATGTTTAAATCTAAATAGTCATTGTCACTTTCTTTGTATACAGGAAGTACATCAGAATGATTAGTACTAAGATGTTCCTTGAGGTTAGAGGTGGATGATTTATAAGAAATCTCTTGATGACACAAATTACAATATACTTGCATGTCAgagatttttgtaaaatattccCACAACTGGGGGACAGTTTTTCTATGGCCTGGTTCAACATATACAAAATCATTTTTTTCAGTGCTACTGCAATCGACAAAATTGTGCAATATATCTTCATTTCCCATCACTGAGTTAGGATGTTGTCTTTCGAGATGATTTTTGAGATTAGAGATCTTTATACAAGAAAGTTGATGATTACATATCTTACAAGTAGCTAGGTTAACATctggaatttttttaaaatattcccaAATTTGAGAGACTGGCTTTTTAGGAGTTAAAGAGAAG from the Diabrotica undecimpunctata isolate CICGRU chromosome 1, icDiaUnde3, whole genome shotgun sequence genome contains:
- the LOC140432670 gene encoding uncharacterized protein; its protein translation is MGKSFLWNHFTKIPNSDFFAFCNICKRELSYKTTTTNLKRHLERVHSEEISTFGELNSLLWNYFTKITNSDDVAYCNICNEQFSYKNSVSNLTEHLESQHPDYITDSDRNNSNSMEFSSINQASSSNNFSLTPKKPVSQIWEYFKKIPDVNLATCKICNHQLSCIKISNLKNHLERQHPNSVMGNEDILHNFVDCSSTEKNDFVYVEPGHRKTVPQLWEYFTKISDMQVYCNLCHQEISYKSSTSNLKEHLSTNHSDVLPVYKESDNDYLDLNMSDVFSISQTTTNEPTDPFHEENLNCTQDYFVTLGQEPKGTGMVSEIQPNPSAQPIQLIESCDEISSNIESRGGELQKEGMDAKTISKINQAESNQDIAEYISAKDKNSCSTVNADSSKSMSPLWEFFTKVSPLNYLAECNLCSKIISFKSTTFNLQKHMNKKHPEKLSKEQSNVQSTETKTDDNTGVKRPSSVWNYFTKDTFEMTITCNLCQHTTSYRSSQGSTGNLWKHIARKHPQLSDQEEASNDEHSDDEDVQKETEGKNSQKDKVNFNADEDSSDSNESDTDEINTQKCPQQSNKDGKRCSSVWKYFTKLSPSNIPQCNICLLKMSSKSGTSNLWKHLNRKHPDISADKDDSNSDQNSDSEEVQVHSDDEKDCSEQNRSNVTNVEEVNPDEEVSTKKRSSVWKYFTTVPFSDISRCNLCQTKMTYKSGTTSNLRKHLARKHPELSTNKDGSIVQDKAPLEFKLQQKRGRKSSSHEIKAEAIDTTCEEVNTSRKRASSVWNYFRKLPDSKIPCCKICNLKMSSKSGTSNLWRHIAGKHPHIKADNDESSSDEESDDEESHKEEGRKPHDNSIKLEEVEISVVDNKGKKKRSSVWNYFTKLLPSNTLRCNICQTEMSSKSGTSNLWRHIAGKHPQIQTDKDGSSSDEQSGDDEAKTQKCKREKIKFEIVDGDSTDDDKKVGKKRSTVWKYFTKLPNSNIPCCNICKAQMSSKSGTSNLWRHIAGKHPNIHKEKEGSSSDENLDNDSVSEEELKDTSKRRSSIWRYFSIISDSDTARCNYCGVEMAYKSSTGNLWKHVARKHPDETSNINESTSEESSDDEEPQNDEHNIQSRMWKYFIKVPDSDFLASCNYCQRRFSYKTSIGNLKKHIYRKHSKQLAENSDDDTDENTVSDGEQKDSNSGKKVSPMWKLFRKVPNSDYIACCRLCRKRISYKTTTSNLQRHIGRRHPKYLSLKYKNRISYTARRRNTALCARNAQKYKNELLNFNKSGSSLWDLFSKIEASDSIASCKICRNQLSYKTTTGNLKKHMYRKHRSLLPNEQQEPAQSFSEHDEDQKEEIPDIKETENSDNIPIQTQTVDNIDDDDFWNMDTNTDDDDPDFRPSPTFEEEIDTKNSSHGKKRSLIWNVFTEKPLSNFVAICNVCNQEFCYRSTTNNLKKHFQRKHPKLSLEHKIERVVEESTGVEYADIKSENKSFIDDEDKDSSDEAVSNSKRKRSQIWNYFTRKKPGEYVATCNLCKKELGFRSTTSNLKKHLDRKHPHVEIKSENDDIKKDVPEVPVKTCLICLHTDQTETREFVQVHNLNLEEGEKTYVTKIQEIMNQPVVIDESHVICQTCVDDIEKVIQFKEKISKAFEFWSKIEAEPEPESYDNFGDDMNHSDYSDLEDGESLAKFTCNKCNKVFPSPSVMLKHNCGQQPRKEKPAGRREVVDKDTKFYCEHCGRCFNIKWKLNKHLKKCQNNVAKQFVCTLCNRVFKKAYHLREHMASHTGERNYSCNLCGKTFQRSSSKHKHMRSHNAKPGEKSKKTPFLCTICGKSFPYSNGASRHMRVHLGERRHECHICLKRFSQTTHLKVHLRTHSGERPYGCMICGRTFSLNASLRKHMRLHVGSGDFVKLVKNFETNLAPGEMVAADGLHVLTAVTQDIEMDANQCIA